GCCCTGCACCGCGATCTCGGACGCGGACATCGCCAGCTGGTTGGCCTGACGCGCGTTGTCGGCGCTCTGCTTGACCGTAGCGGTCAGCTCTTCCATCGAGGCCGCCGTCTCTTCCAGCGCGCTCGCCTGGGACTCGGTGCGCGACGACAGGTCGCGGTTGCCGGCGGCGATCTCGCCGGCAGCGGTCGCGATCGTGTCGGTGGAACCGCGGATCTGGCCGACGGTCGTCGACAGGCTGCGCTGCATGCGGTCCATCGCGGAGAGCAGGCTGTCCGCATGCGCGTCGCGCAGGTCCACCGCCACGTTCAGGTCGCCCGCGCCGATGCGGTGGACGATGTCCGAGGCATAGGCCGGCTCACCGCCCAGCTGCCGGTAGATGCTGCCCGCCAGGCGCCAGCCCAGCACGCCCACCACCGCCATCAGCGCCACGCCGATGGACAGCAGCATCGTGGCGCTGCGCCAGAAGGCGTTGTCGATGTCGTCGATGTAGTCGCCGAAGCCGATGATCCAGTCCCACGGCTCGAAGCGGACCACCGCGTAGAGCTTCTCGACCTCGTCCTTCGTGTTGGGCCGCGTGCCCAGCGCGATCACGGTGCCGATCTTCTTGCCCTCGAGCGCGGTGCGATAACGCACGCCGGCCTCCTTGCCGCCCTTGGCGTCGACGATGCCGACGCGCTTCGGGTTCGGGTGCACGAGGTTGACGTCGTCGCTGTAGCCGCGGACGAAGAAGTACAGCTCGTCCTTGCGGAAGCTGCCGATGATCAGCTTGCCCTGCTTCTGCGCTTCCTCGCGGGTGATCTTGCCCGCGGTCTCCTGCTCATGCAGCTTCTCCAGCGCGGACTGCGCCAGCACCACCAGCGTCGAGAGCTGCGCGGTGCGCTCCTTCATCATCGTCTGGCGCAGCGTCGTCAAGGACACCGCCGCCAGGACCACCATGCCGATCAGCGCGGCAAGACACAGGAAGAGGA
This genomic stretch from Mitsuaria sp. 7 harbors:
- a CDS encoding methyl-accepting chemotaxis protein, producing the protein MKLRTRILFLCLAALIGMVVLAAVSLTTLRQTMMKERTAQLSTLVVLAQSALEKLHEQETAGKITREEAQKQGKLIIGSFRKDELYFFVRGYSDDVNLVHPNPKRVGIVDAKGGKEAGVRYRTALEGKKIGTVIALGTRPNTKDEVEKLYAVVRFEPWDWIIGFGDYIDDIDNAFWRSATMLLSIGVALMAVVGVLGWRLAGSIYRQLGGEPAYASDIVHRIGAGDLNVAVDLRDAHADSLLSAMDRMQRSLSTTVGQIRGSTDTIATAAGEIAAGNRDLSSRTESQASALEETAASMEELTATVKQSADNARQANQLAMSASEIAVQGGKVVDEVVATMASISSSSNKIVDIIGTIDGIAFQTNILALNAAVEAARAGEQGRGFAVVASEVRTLAQRSATAAKEIKALIGDSVQKVEAGGALVSQAGATMSQIVGSVKRVTDIVGEISSASQEQTAGIEQINQAIAQMDQATQQNAALVEQASAAAESLEQQSQVLVTAVGVFS